CAaggagagaacaagagaaaaCTAGAAGAAATAACATGTCTTTTCACAGCTCCAAAATGTTTTCACTTCCAAAAGTATCTCAAGACCAGACCGCTTCGCTCTGTTGTTGTGTAAAagagtgtgtatgtgcgtgtgtgtgtgaagctgAGTTGCGATGATGCCTCTTGGGGAAGAATAGCAATCCAGCGTTCTCAAAAGGggacaaaaaaatgtgttaaGAAGTAAAAAAGTATTCATTTGATACAATCAAACCGCCTAGCTATTACAGAATTTCTCTTTCGAGACGAGCATGAATCCCTGAGCAGCCAAACAAATAGAagttgagacagagagagcgagagagaggcagagacagagagacagaggccgagacagcgagagagaggggtagaggcagAGGGGTagaggcagagaaagacagacaggcagagcgagagaggcaggcagagagaccggCAGAGGTAgatgcagagaggcagagacatagaagttgagaggcagagacagaccagaagagacagaggggtagagagaaagacagagcagtagaggcagagagagagaggggtagagacagaaagacagaggggtagaggcagagagacagaggggtagagacagaaagacagagcagtagaggcagagagacagaggggtagagacagaaagacagagcagtagaggcagagagagagaggggtagagacagaaagacagagcagtagaagcagagagagagagcggtagaggcagagcgagagacagaaagagacagcctagagagacagaggcctagagagacagagagctagagagacagagagctagagagacagatagctagagacagagagctagagagacagagagctagaagagacagagagctagagagacagagagctagagagacagagagctagaagagacagagagctagaagagacagagagctagaagagacagagagctagaagagacagagagctagaagAGACAGCCTAGAGAGAGGAAGTACACTACAAACAGACAGGCTCGTTTCCAGTGGAGAACAAACTCACCGTTCTCTAGTTTCACCTGCTCTGTCCGGCCCTGAACACTGAGCCCTCTGTCTGGTGAGAGAACCAGGTAGTACTCTCCTTTCCCATTGAAGGTGTACCTCACACCATCAAATGTTAGAAAATGAGGGTCCCCTAGAACTGCACCtaggaggtggagaaagagaaaaCAAATAGGAATAGAAAATCATTACGGGGAGAAATAGCAGTTTGGTACGTGTTTGTGTTGAAGAGACAACACAGCATAACAAGAGAAGAGAGGCTTAGGGAGAGACCAGACTGCGATAAGTACTcagtatacagtagatggttCTGTAACAACCAGACagcattctattctactgtaaacACCCATGAGTTCCTCACCAGCTGTAGGTGGTGTGTAGTGTCTACAGCCGCTGGAGGGTCTGTGTGTGAAGTACACCTGGCAGTGGTCAGACCACAGACAGCAGTAGTAGAATGTCAGGACGTCGTACATCCAGTGGGAAAGGCTGGGGATCCGAGGGGGGTCTCTGTAGGGAGGGGAGCCCCAGTCGTGGGCCCGATCTGGGGTGCTGCCTCCAATCGAGTCCCCTGTCAGAACCTGGGCCCCCGTGCTGTCATAGCAACACTGCTGTCCTGCTCTGTACACAGGGCTGGGGATGGGAAACATTGGCTGTTATTGATACAGTTGGTGTTTTCTACTGTTTGTTTGGTATACAAATTGTTGACTTAGGAAAGAcctgtaaatattttttttatgacaAAATATAACTTGATGTCAGTAGGTGACAAATTCTTCTTCTGAATTCTCCCAAACTTAAGAGATGAGGTGGCCGTGTCGCCTACCTTGCGTGTACGGCTCGGACACAGTGTACAGAACCAGGGTGGTAGGTACACACACTCCCCTTCTCCATGTCACAGCCGTAGTCAGTCTGAAACACCAGAGACATTCACTTTTAAAGTGCTATAAGGATACAATACCAGAGCCTCTAAAATCTAGCCTGAAGGTGCTCTTTGGTTGAGGGGTTATTGGTCCTCAAAGAACAAGGAATTCCTACATGGAACCTGCCGGTGTCTGCGCGGGCCTGGGCCAGGGTACagggacagtccaccacctcctccaggaAGTTAGGGAGACTCTTCTCCAGGATGTCCCAGGCCAGGCACCTGTCCAGGGCCCAGGCTGCTGAGTCCTGCCTGAAGGCCTCCTCCAGGTGCCAGGCCAAGGCATGGGCCCCACTCCACACAGCCTTGACGTTCCTGAACACAGTTACAGGGTTTATAGACAGGGACGGTATATCTATGCACAATTCCAGGTATGTAGTTAGTGAGAGAGGACTCTGAAGTCTGGGCCCTGGTTGAGTACGGTGCCAGGCCAGGGCATGGGcaccactccacacagctctgaTGTTTCTGGACAGGTTCAGAGACATAGTTAGTATGTTTAAAGGGATAGTACACTATCTGGACAGGTTCAGAGGCATAGTTAGTATGTTTAAAGGGATAGTACACTATCTAGACAGGTTCAGAGGCATAGTTAGTATGTTTAAAGGGATAGTACACTATCTGAACAGGTTCAGAGGCATAGTTAGTATGTTTAAAGGGATAGTACACTATCTGAACAGGTTCAGAGGCATAGTTAGTATGTTTAAAGGGATAGTACACTATCTGAACAGGTTCAGAGGCATAGTTAGTCTGTTTAAAGGGATAGTACACTACCTGGACAGGTTCAGAGGCATAGTTAGTCTGTTTAAAGGGATAGTACACTACCTGGACAGGTTCAGAGGCATAGTTAGTATGTTTAAAGGGATAGTACACTATCTGGACAGGTTCAAAGGCATAGTCAGTATGTTTAAAGGGATAGTACACTAAAGCAGCGGTATTCTCTTCTTTTCTATGGTTGAACATCTTCTTTCTAATGACGTCAGGCTCATCATCTCTTAGTATTGAGCAAATTGCACTCATTGGAGATTATTACAGTCACTGGAGTATCTGACATAGGCTTTGAAACAGCACCTGTGAAGTGGCTACCAatgtagccagtaccactggctGTTGGTTAGCTGACTAAACTCAACTCCATGGTGAAGGAGGTTTCTGCTCAACTCCACCAACGACAGAGTGGAGCAGAGAACAGGCTTTGTGGAATTCATCAGCTTCGACTGCATCGATTCGCCCATGGTAAATACTTCAACAAAATGTACAGTATGAAACGTTTACCatgtacctatgtttgtcctctcTAGCTGCGTGCCAGTAGTGCACATTTTTTCTCTACCCCTGCTTTCACTCATCAAGGATTATGGGATAATTAGTTAAATCAGGTGTGCTTGCTCTGGCTCAGGGCAAAAAAAAGATGCTATCCTCTGCAAGTACTCCTCCATGTACAGCACATGTTCCCTACCTGGCTCCATCTGAGTAGATACTGGAGCTCACTCTGACACTCCCCACCTCCCAGTCAGAGTAGGGCTTCTGGGAAGACTTGGGGGTGAAGCTGAAACTGCCGCTGTTGGCCAGGCCTTTACCGAGAGAGTACAGATAGATCCATTCTGCCCTCAGGGGGGGCAACTCTTCCTCccatgtagtatcagtagtagaggTATTGACCTCTCTGTACCCCCATAGTTCTATGTTGACTCTGTCCTTGTCTCCAATCAGAGAAGGGCTCCATGTGATCCTCAGTGTTCCAGCTGTGTTGGGGGTGCCGTAGTATTGCCACTGCGTTGAATTCACCAGCGTCACTTTAAATGCAGCGTCCATTTTACTTGGGTGAACTGATAGAAAAAGCAGAATAGAGAAGGTGTGAGAAAATTCTTAAATTGCAACTGTGTGAGAAGAAATTATATTATAACTCTGTAGCTGCAAGAAAAATATGAATCTTTGGAAACGTTGAAAACTTAACACAACTTTGCACATGGGAGTAGCAGACAATGTGAAATAACATAGTTTCAAAGCTCTGGAGTTATTTACATCTTATCTTAATATCTTATCCTGTCTTTAATCTTATCTTGGTAAAACTTCAGGCAAAGTGCAATGAACTTTGGTTTACTGTGTACATTTCATCCTCAATACGGAGTCCATCTTTTTAGACAGCATTTACTAAACATTAACGAGACTTATAAGAATAAATCAAAAGCTGTGTATACCGTTACCGGTACCGTAACTGTAGTGTTCTCAAACGGGAACTCTTACCTGACAGGTATTCTCCAGAACTGTTGAAGTTCCGTCCATCTGTAGAGACGTCAAAGGGAAGCCATCCACTCTGGAACAGTAAGGGGGAGACACAGTAACCTCTGCCTTCTCCGTCTGTGTAGCCCACTGTCTCTATCTCACCCCTGAACCTGCAACACAACAttgttcctgttaggattcacccctggacctgcaacacaacaacatggttcctgttaggattcacccctggacctgcaacacaacatggttcctgttaggattcacccctggacctgcaacacaacatggttcctattaggattcacccctggacctgcaacacaacatggttcctgttaggattcacccctggacctgcaacacaacattgttcctgttaggattcacccctggacctgcaacacaacaacatggttcctgttaggattcacccctgaaCCTGCAACAGAACATGGTTCCTATTAGGATTcatccctggacctgcaacacaacatggttcctgttaggattcatccctgaacctgcaacacaacatggttcctgttaggattcacccctggacctgcaacacaacatggttcctgttaggattcacccctggacctgcaacacaacatggttcctgttaggattcacccctggacctgcaacacaacatggtgcctgttaggattcacccctggacctgcaacacaacatggttcctgttaggattcacccctggacctgcaacacaacaacatggttcctgttaggattcatccctggacctgcaacacaacaacatggttcctgttaggattcatccctggacctgcaacacaacatggttcctgttaggattcatccctggacctgcaacacaacaacatggttcctgttaggattcacccctggacctgcaacacaacatggttcctgttaggattcacccctggacctgcaacacaacatggttcctattaggattcacccctggacctgcaacacaacatggttcctgttaggattcacccctggacctgcaacacaacattgttcctgttaggattcacccctggacctgcaacacaacaacatggttcctgttaggattcacccctgaacctgcaacacaacatggttcctgttaggattcatccctggacctgcaacacaacatggttcctgttaggattcatccctgaacctgcaacacaacatggttcctgttaggattcacccctggacctgcaacacaacatggttcctgttaggattcacccctggacctgcaacacaacatggttcctgttaggattcacccctggacctgcaacacaacatggtgcctgttaggattcacccctggacctgcaacacaacatggttcctgttaggattcacccctggacctgcaacacaacaacatggttcctgttaggattcacccctggacctgcaacacaacaacatggttcctgttaggattcatccctggacctgcaacacaacaacatggttcctgttaggattcatccctggacctgcaacacaacatggttcctgttaggattcatccctggacctgcaacacaacaacatggttcctgttaggattcatcccTGAACCTGCAatacaacatggttcctgttaggattcacccctggacctgcaacacaacatggttcctgttaggattcacccctggacctgcaacacaacatggttcctgttaggattcacccctggacctgcaacacaacatggtgcctgttaggattcacccctggacctgcaacacaacatggttcctgttaggattcacccctggacctgcaacacaacaacatggttcctgttaggattcatccctggacctgcaacacaacaacatggttcctgttaggattcatccctggacctgcaacacaacatggttcctgttaggattcacccctggacctgcaacacaacaacatggttcctgttaggattcacccctggacctgcaacacaacatggttcctgttaggattcacccctggacctgcaacacaacatggttcctattaggattcacccctggacctgcaacacaacatggttcctgttaggattcacccctggacctgcaacacaacattgttcctgttaggattcacccctggacctgcaacacaacaacatggttcctgttaggattcacccctgaacctgcaacacaacatggttcctgttaggattcatccctggacctgcaacacaacatggttcctgttaggattcatccctgaacctgcaacacaacatggttcctgttaggattcacccctggacctgcaacacaacatggttcctgttaggattcacccctggacctgcaacacaacatggttcctgttaggattcacccctggacctgcaacacaacatggtgcctgttaggattcacccctggacctgcaacacaacatggttcctgttaggattcacccctggacctgcaacacaacaacatggttcctgttaggattcacccctggacctgcaacacaacaacatggttcctgttaggattcatccctggacctgcaacacaacaacatggttcctgttaggattcatccctggacctgcaacacaacatggttcctgttaggattcatccctggacctgcaacacaacaacatggttcctgttaggattcacccctggacctgcaacacaacatggttcctgttaggattcacccctggacctgcaacacaacatggttcctattaggattcacccctggacctgcaacacaacatggttcctattaggattcacccctggacctgcaacacaacattgttcctgttaggattcacccctggacctgcaacacaacaacatggttcctgttatgATTCACCCCTgaacctgcaacacaacatggttcctgttaggattcatccctggacctgcaacacaacatggttcctgttaggattcatccctgaacctgcaacacaacatggttcctgttaggattcacccctggacctgcaacacaacatggttcctgttaggattcacccctggacctgcaacacaacatggttcctgttaggattcatccctggacctgcaacacaacatggtgcctgttaggattcacccctggacctgcaacacaacatggttcctgttaggattcacccctggacctgcaacacaacaacatggttcctgttaggattcacccctggacctgcaacacaacaacatggttcctgttaggattcatccctggacctgcaacacaacaacatggttcctgttaggattcatccctggacctgcaacacaacatggttcctgttaggattcatccctggacctgcaacacaacaacatggttcctgttaggattcacccctggacctgcaacacaacatggttactgttaggattcacccctgaacctgcaacacaacatggttcctgttaggattcatccctggacctgcaacataacaacatggttcctgttaggattcatccctggacctgcaacacaacaacatgtttcctgttaggattcatccctggacctgcaacacaacatggttcctgttaggattcacccctgtacctgcaacacaacaacatggttcctgttaggattcatccctggacctgcaacacaacaacatggttcctgttaggattcatccctggacctgcaacacaacatggttcctgttaggattcacccctggacctgcaacacaacatggttcctgttaggattcatccctggaactgcaacacaacatggttcctgttaggattcacccctggacctgcaacacaacattgttcctgttaggattcacccctggacctgcaacacaacaacatggttcctgttaggattcacccctgaaCCTGCAACAGAACATGGTTCCTATTAGGATTcatccctggacctgcaacacaacatggttcctgttaggattcatccctgaacctgcaacacaacatggttcctgttaggattcacccctggacctgcaacacaacatggttcctgttaggattcacccctggacctgcaacacaacatggtgcctgttaggattcacccctggacctgcaacacaacatggtgcctgttaggattcacccctggacctgcaacacaacatggttcctgttaggattcatccctggacctgcaacacaacaacatggttcctgttaggattcatccctggacctgcaacacaacaacatggttcctgttaggattcatccctggacctgcaacacaacatggttcctgttaggattcatccctggacctgcaacacaacaacatggttcctgttaggattcacccctggacctgcaacacaacatggttcctgttaggattcacccctggacctgcaacacaacatggttcctattaggattcacccctggacctgcaacacaacatggttcctgttaggattcacccctggacctgcaacacaacattgttcctgttaggattcacccctggacctgcaacacaacaacatggttcctgttaggattcacccctgaacctgcaacacaacatggttcctgttaggattcatccctggacctgcaacacaacatggttcctgttaggattcatccctgaacctgcaacacaacatggttcctgttaggattcacccctggacctgcaacacaacatggttcctgttaggattcacccctggacctgcaacacaacatggttcctgttaggattcacccctggacctgcaacacaacatggtgcctgttaggattcacccctggacctgcaacacaacatggttcctgttaggattcacccctggacctgcaacacaacaacatggttcctgttaggattcacccctggacctgcaacacaacaacatggttcctgttaggattcatccctggacctgcaacacaacaacatggttcctgttaggattcatccctggacctgcaacacaacatggttcctgttaggattcatccctggacctgcaacacaacaacatggttcctgttaggattcatcccTGAACCTGCAatacaacatggttcctgttaggattcacccctggacctgcaacacaacatggttcctgttaggattcacccctggacctgcaacacaacatggttcctgttaggattcacccctggacctgcaacacaacatggtgcctgttaggattcacccctggacctgcaacacaacatggttcctgttaggattcacccctggacctgcaacacaacaacatggttcctgttaggattcatccctggacctgcaacacaacaacatggttcctgttaggattcatccctggacctgcaacacaacatggttcctgttaggattcacccctggacctgcaacacaacaacatggttcctgttaggattcacccctggacctgcaacacaacatggttcctgttaggattcacccctggacctgcaacacaacatggttcctattaggattcacccctggacctgcaacacaacatggttcctgttaggattcacccctggacctgcaacacaacattgttcctgttaggattcacccctggacctgcaacacaacaacatggttcctgttaggattcacccctgaacctgcaacacaacatggttcctgttaggattcatccctggacctgcaacacaacatggttcctgttaggattcatccctgaacctgcaacacaacatggttcctgttaggattcacccctggacctgcaacacaacatggttcctgttaggattcacccctggacctgcaacacaacatggttcctgttaggattcacccctggacctgcaacacaacatggtgcctgttaggattcacccctggacctgcaacacaacatggttcctgttaggattcacccctggacctgcaacacaacaacatggttcctgttaggattcacccctggacctgcaacacaacaacatggttcctgttaggattcatccctggacctgcaacacaacaacatggttcctgttaggattcatccctggacctgcaacacaacatggttcctgttaggattcatccctggacctgcaacacaacaacatggttcctgttaggattcacccctggacctgcaacacaacatggttcctgttaggattcacccctggacctgcaacacaacatggttcctattaggattcacccctggacctgcaacacaacatggttcctattaggattcacccctggacctgcaacacaacattgttcctgttaggattcacccctggacctgcaacacaacaacatggttcctgttatgATTCACCCCTgaacctgcaacacaacatggttcctgttaggattcatccctggacctgcaacacaacatggttcctgttaggattcatccctgaacctgcaacacaacatggttcctgttaggattcacccctggacctgcaacacaacatggttcctgttaggattcacccctggacctgcaacacaacatggttcctgttaggattcacccctggacctgcaacacaacatggtgcctgttaggattcacccctggacctgcaacacaacatggttcctgttaggattcacccctggacctgcaacacaacaacatggttcctgttaggattcacccctggacctgcaacacaacaacatggttcctgttaggattcatccctggacctgcaacacaacaacatggttcctgttaggattcatccctggacctgcaacacaacatggttcctgttaggattcatccctggacctgcaacacaacaacatggttcctgttaggattcacccctggacctgcaacacaacatggttactgttaggattcacccctgaacctgcaacacaacatggttcctgttaggattcatccctggacctgcaacataacaacatggttcctgttaggattcatccctggacctgcaacacaacaacatgtttcctgttaggattcatccctggacctgcaacacaacatggttcctgttaggattcacccctgtacctgcaacacaacaacatggttcctgttaggattcatccctggacctgcaacacaacaacatggttcctgttaggattcatccctggacctgcaacacaacatggttcctgttaggattcacccctggacctgcaacacaacatggttcctgttaggattcatccctggacctgcaacacaacatggttcctgttaggattcacccctggacctgcaacacaacattgttcctgttaggattcacccctggacctgcaacacaacatggttcctgttaggattcacccctggacctgcaacacaacatggttcctgttaggattcacccctggacctgcaacacaacatggttcctgttaggattcacccctggacctgcaacacaacatggtgcctgttaggattcacccctggacctgcaacacaacatggttcctgttaggattcacccctggacctgcaacacaacaacatggttcctgttaggattcacccctggacctgcaacacaacaacatggttcctgttaggattcatccctggacctgcaacacaacaacatggttcctgttaggattcatccctggacctgcaacacaacatggttcctgttaggattcatccctggacctgcaacacaacaacatggttcctgttaggattcacccctggacctgcaacacaacatggttactgttaggattcacccctgaacctgcaacacaacatggttcctgttaggattcatccctggacctgcaacataacaacatggttcctgttaggattcatccctggacctgcaacacaacaacatgtttcctgttaggattcatccctggacctgcaacacaacatggttcctgttaggattcacccctgtacctgcaacacaacaacatggttcctgttaggattcatccctggacctgcaacacaacaacatggttcctgttaggattcatccctggacctgcaacacaacatggttcctgttaggattcacccctggacctgcaacacaacatggttcctgttaggattcatccctggacctgcaacacaacatggttcctgttaggattcacccctggacctgcaacacaacattgttcctgttaggattcacccctggacctgcaacacaacatggttcctgttaggattcacccctggacctgcaacacaacatggttcctgttaggattcacccctggacctgcaacacaacatggttcctgttaggattaacccctggacctgcaacacaacatggtgcctgttaggattcacccctggacctgcaacacaacatggttcctattaggattcatccctggacctgcaacacaacatggttcctgttaggattcatccctggacctgcaacacaacatggttcctgttaggattcacccctggacctgcaacacaacatggttcctgttaggattcacccctggacctgcaacacaacatggttcctgttaggattcatccctggacctgcaacacaacatggttcctgttacgattcacccctggacctgcaacacaacatggttactgttaggattcacccctggacctgcaacacaacatggttcctgttaggattcatccctggacctgcaacacaacatggttcctgttacgattcacccctggacctgcaacacaacatagtgcctgttaggattcacccctggatctgcaacacaacatggttcctgttaggattcatccctggacctgcaacacaacatggttcctgttaggattcatccctggacctgcaacacaacatggttcctgttaggattcacccctggacctgcaacttaacaacatggttcctgttaggattcacccctggacctgcaacttaacaacatggttcctgttaggattcacccctggacctgcaacttaacaacatggttcctgttaggattcacccctggacctgcaacttaacaacatggttcctgttaggattcacccctggacctgcaacttaacaacatggttcctgttaggattcacccctggacctaCAACTTAACAACATGGTTCCAGTTAGGCTTCACCTCTGAACCTGCAACTtaacaacatggttcctgttaggattcatccctggacctgcaacttaacaacatggttcctgttaggattcacccctggacctgcaacacaacatggttcctgttaggattcatcctggacctgcaacacaccctggacctgcaacacaacaacatggttcctgttaggattcacccctggacctgcaacacaacatggttcctgttaggattcatccctggacctgcaacacaacattgttcctgttaggattcatccctggacctgcaacacaacatggttcctgttaggattcacccctggacctgcaacacaacaacatggttcctgttaggattcacccctgaaCCTGCAACACAaaaacatggttcctgttaggattcatccctggacctgcaacacaacatggttcctgttaggattcacccctggacctgcaacacaacat
This window of the Salvelinus fontinalis isolate EN_2023a chromosome 28, ASM2944872v1, whole genome shotgun sequence genome carries:
- the LOC129826628 gene encoding sushi domain-containing protein 2-like isoform X2 yields the protein MMGGSVFSILNATFYPNKEEQLTCRFRGEIETVGYTDGEGRGYCVSPLLFQSGWLPFDVSTDGRNFNSSGEYLSVHPSKMDAAFKVTLVNSTQWQYYGTPNTAGTLRITWSPSLIGDKDRVNIELWGYREVNTSTTDTTWEEELPPLRAEWIYLYSLGKGLANSGSFSFTPKSSQKPYSDWEVGSVRVSSSIYSDGARNVKAVWSGAHALAWHLEEAFRQDSAAWALDRCLAWDILEKSLPNFLEEVVDCPCTLAQARADTGRFHTDYGCDMEKGSVCTYHPGSVHCVRAVHASPVYRAGQQCCYDSTGAQVLTGDSIGGSTPDRAHDWGSPPYRDPPRIPSLSHWMYDVLTFYYCCLWSDHCQVYFTHRPSSGCRHYTPPTAGAVLGDPHFLTFDGVRYTFNGKGEYYLVLSPDRGLSVQGRTEQVKLENGTLSKATRLSAVAMRERSSDVIEVRQAEQQNQLEVLRNQQVLSFTEQSWMDLHGVFLYSPTPQNVTVMFSSGVGVEVRGREGGAMAVTVLLPSNYTNLTQGLLGQMNSDPLDDLLTSLGGVISPDNTSPEEIFTFGASWKTSNETSLFTYDTKYLLDTYYYVKHDPAFVPAFSVSEDPADPLVGDMLKMCFGEGAQFCKYDTLSTRSLVVGNATLLSFKSHQTLMQDLEAVVSCGWLASPRYGEKIGTRYLEGSTVSFTCNSGYVLYGSPERTCLPSGEWTGEEASCISDNVLGVVLGSVFSIATLITMGAMVNLHFRKQKRERQERLDGKVIFEQS